A DNA window from Kitasatospora atroaurantiaca contains the following coding sequences:
- a CDS encoding serine/threonine-protein kinase, with the protein MGVQDQSAQARGDQRVLAGRYTLGERLGRGGMGTVWRARDEMLDREVAVKELTVSHLPEEELEILQSRMKREARAAARIKHPGVITIHDVLEQDGRPWIVMELIDGRSLADVISQDGTLLPREAAEVGAQVLAALHRGHQLGVLHRDVKPANVLLEHGTGRVVLLDFGIATFEGSSELTRPGDLVGSPDYLAPERAQGERPGPASDLWGLGATLYAAVEGESPFRRTSPLTTLAAVVGDPLPEPRRAGALGPVLAALMAKDPAERPSADEALRMLSEVTAGHTMGIKAAPKKLQKVPTQVVPVVDRTEPAAPAAEPQPTAATVVAPRRKRRTGLRVAIVGLVVAVLAGGGAYAVRTVIDRARSEHPSTVTTDGPGTTAPGPAPSGYQWVDDPAGFRFPVPVEGKWVRTTDDNSQIFYSPDNRIHYLQFAVTVGQSLSPREHFEQMEETVSRSLKEYVREDLSDTKVHGQEGAVWEFTYTAKDGSRRHAKEAEFRDEDGTSYAIYLSCPDTPKDWTTGQRRFTTVFNNFTPTR; encoded by the coding sequence ATGGGCGTGCAGGATCAGTCGGCGCAGGCCAGAGGGGACCAGCGGGTGCTGGCCGGGCGGTACACGCTGGGCGAGCGGCTCGGCCGGGGCGGCATGGGCACGGTCTGGCGGGCCAGGGACGAGATGCTCGACCGCGAGGTCGCGGTGAAGGAGCTGACGGTCAGCCACCTCCCCGAGGAGGAGCTGGAGATCCTGCAGTCCCGGATGAAGCGCGAGGCCAGGGCCGCCGCACGGATCAAGCACCCGGGTGTCATCACGATTCACGACGTGCTGGAGCAGGACGGCCGTCCGTGGATCGTGATGGAGCTGATCGACGGCCGCTCGCTCGCCGACGTGATCAGCCAGGACGGCACGCTGCTGCCCCGGGAGGCGGCGGAGGTCGGTGCCCAGGTCCTTGCGGCCCTTCACCGGGGCCACCAGCTGGGCGTGCTGCACCGCGATGTGAAGCCCGCGAACGTGCTGCTCGAGCACGGTACGGGCCGGGTGGTGCTGCTGGACTTCGGCATCGCGACCTTCGAGGGCTCGTCCGAGCTGACCAGGCCCGGCGACCTGGTGGGCTCGCCGGACTACCTGGCGCCCGAGCGGGCCCAGGGCGAGCGGCCGGGCCCGGCCTCGGACCTGTGGGGTCTGGGCGCGACGCTGTACGCCGCGGTGGAGGGGGAGTCGCCGTTCCGCCGTACCTCGCCGCTGACCACCCTGGCGGCCGTGGTGGGCGACCCGCTGCCGGAGCCTCGCAGGGCCGGGGCGCTCGGCCCGGTGCTGGCGGCGCTGATGGCCAAGGACCCGGCCGAGCGGCCGAGTGCGGACGAGGCGCTGCGGATGCTGTCGGAGGTGACGGCGGGTCACACCATGGGCATCAAGGCGGCGCCGAAGAAGCTGCAGAAGGTGCCGACGCAGGTGGTGCCGGTGGTCGACCGCACCGAGCCGGCGGCGCCTGCGGCGGAGCCGCAGCCCACGGCGGCGACCGTGGTCGCGCCGAGGCGCAAGCGCCGGACGGGCCTGCGCGTGGCGATCGTCGGCCTGGTGGTCGCCGTTCTCGCGGGCGGCGGTGCGTACGCCGTCCGGACGGTGATCGACCGGGCGCGCTCGGAGCATCCGTCCACCGTCACCACGGACGGCCCCGGCACGACGGCCCCGGGCCCGGCGCCCAGCGGCTACCAGTGGGTGGACGACCCGGCGGGCTTCCGCTTCCCCGTCCCGGTGGAGGGGAAGTGGGTGCGCACGACGGACGACAACAGCCAGATCTTCTACAGCCCGGACAACCGGATCCACTACCTGCAGTTCGCGGTCACCGTCGGGCAGTCGCTGAGCCCGCGGGAGCACTTCGAGCAGATGGAGGAGACCGTCAGCCGGAGCCTGAAGGAGTACGTGCGCGAGGACCTCTCCGACACCAAGGTGCACGGCCAGGAGGGCGCGGTGTGGGAGTTCACCTACACCGCGAAGGACGGCTCGCGCCGGCACGCCAAGGAGGCGGAGTTCCGGGACGAGGACGGCACCTCGTACGCCATCTACCTGTCCTGCCCCGACACGCCCAAGGACTGGACCACGGGGCAGCGGCGCTTCACGACGGTGTTCAACAACTTCACACCAACACGCTGA